From Panicum hallii strain FIL2 chromosome 2, PHallii_v3.1, whole genome shotgun sequence, a single genomic window includes:
- the LOC112882422 gene encoding probable purine permease 5 — protein MDEEDGGHRHHAIRVASSSPDVAIEEENTKPDHSPSLRQKAAEVIAASLETYRSRPFSFWLLLCLSSGAMLTAFPASSLLSRLYYNDGGQSKWILSWAAVAGWPLPALLLLPLYLLGRASPTPLSLALCSWYVLLGFLSAADNLMYAWAYAYLPASTASLVAASSLAFSALFGRAIAKNRLSLSSLNAIVVITAGVVVVALDSGSDRPPGVTARQYALGFALDVLGSALHGLIFALSELVFARVLGRRSFHVVLEQQAAVSLCAFAFTSAGLAAAEGFPAMRREAARFGEAAYANVMVWTAVTFQLGVLGGTGALFLASTVLAGVLNAVRVPLTSVAAVIWFHDPMSGFKILALVITVWGFASYMVGHASVKKTSAS, from the exons ATGGACGAGGAAGACGGCGGCCACCGTCACCACGCCATCCGGGTCGCATCGTCCTCCCCAG ATGTTGCAATCGAGGAGGAGAACACGAAGCCAGATCACTCGCCGTCGCTGAGGCAGAAAGCAGCCGAGGTGATCGCCGCCTCGCTGGAGACCTACCGGAGCAGGCCTTTCTCCTTCTGGCTGCTCCTATGCCTGAGCAGCGGCGCGATGCTCACCGCGTTCCCGGCGTCGAGCCTACTCTCGCGGCTCTACTACAACGACGGCGGCCAGAGCAAGTGGATCCTGTCGTGGGCGGCCGTCGCCGGCTGGCCCCTGCccgcgctgctcctgctcccgcTGTACCTCCTCGGCAGGGCGTCGCCGACGCCGCTGTCGCTGGCGCTGTGCTCCTGGTACGTGCTCCTCGGCTTCCTCAGCGCCGCCGACAACCTCATGTACGCCTGGGCGTACGCGTACCTCCCGGCGTCCACGGCCTCGCTCGTCGCCGCGTCGTCGCTCGCCTTCTCCGCGCTCTTCGGCCGAGCCATCGCCAAGAACAGGCTGAGCCTGTCCTCCCTCAACGCCATCGTCGTGATCACAGCGGGCGTGGTGGTCGTCGCGCTGGACTCCGGGTCGGACCGGCCGCCCGGCGTCACGGCGCGCCAGTACGCGCTCGGCTTCGCCCTGGACGTGCTCGGGTCGGCGCTCCACGGCCTCATCTTCGCGCTCTCGGAGCTCGTCTTCGCCCGGGTCCTCGGCCGGCGATCCTTCCACGTGGTGctggagcagcaggcggcggtgTCGCTCTGCGCGTTCGCCTTCACCTCCGCggggctcgccgccgccgagggcTTCCCGGCGATGCGGCGCGAGGCGGCGCGGTTCGGCGAGGCCGCGTACGCGAACGTGATGGTGTGGACGGCCGTGACGTTCCAACTGGGCGTGCTCGGCGGCACGGGTGCGCTGTTCCTGGCGTCGACCGTCCTCGCCGGCGTGCTGAACGCCGTCAGGGTGCCCCTGACGAGCGTCGCCGCGGTGATCTGGTTCCATGACCCGATGAGCGGGTTCAAGATCCTGGCTCTGGTGATTACGGTGTGGGGGTTCGCGTCCTACATGGTCGGGCACGCCTCTGTCAAGAAAACGTCAGCAAGTTGA